The following coding sequences lie in one Mycobacterium sp. DL440 genomic window:
- a CDS encoding cysteine hydrolase family protein, with the protein MSDTALVVVDMLNAYRHEDAELLAPTVAAIIDPLVGLLGTAHERDDVDVIYVNDNYGDFTAQFSDIVTTALAGEHPDLVRPIVPADGCLLLTKVRHSVFYATALDYLLGRLRTRRVVLAGQVTEQCILYSALDAYVRHFDVAIPVDAVAHIDDDLGDAARDMMRRNMSAKVVPASECLG; encoded by the coding sequence ATGAGTGATACCGCCCTGGTGGTTGTGGACATGCTCAACGCCTATCGGCATGAGGATGCCGAACTACTGGCACCCACCGTGGCGGCGATCATCGATCCGCTGGTGGGATTGCTCGGGACCGCCCATGAGCGCGATGACGTCGATGTCATCTACGTCAACGACAACTACGGCGATTTCACCGCACAGTTCAGCGACATCGTCACCACCGCACTGGCCGGCGAGCACCCCGATCTGGTCCGCCCGATCGTGCCCGCCGACGGCTGCCTGCTACTGACCAAAGTGCGCCACAGTGTCTTCTATGCCACCGCGCTGGATTACCTTCTGGGCCGGTTGCGCACCCGGCGGGTGGTGCTGGCCGGTCAGGTCACCGAGCAGTGCATCCTCTACAGCGCACTGGATGCCTATGTACGCCATTTCGATGTGGCGATCCCGGTGGACGCAGTCGCCCACATCGACGACGACCTGGGCGATGCCGCACGGGACATGATGCGCCGCAACATGAGCGCCAAGGTCGTGCCTGCATCCGAATGCCTGGGCTGA